Part of the bacterium genome, GTCGGCATGGGCGTCGATGTGCAATACGCTCAATTCGGTGTATTTGGCCCTGTGGGCGCGCACCGGTCCGGTGGTCAGCGAATGCTCGCCGCCCAGCATGACCACAAACTTGCCGTTTCGCAGATGCTGCGCCACCGCGCGCTCGACCACATCGATCATCTGTGCCGGGCCGTCGGCCTCGGCTTCGATCTCCAGCGCGGTATGAATGCCGATTTCGCCGATGTCGCGTCCAGATGCCGGGTCAAACGTCTCCACCTCGCGCGAGGCGGCGATGATCGCGGCGGGGCCGTACTTGGTTCCTGACTTGTAGGAGGTGGTCGCGTCGTAGGCCACCGGCAAAATCACAATGTGGGAATGGCCGTATTCGGTCTCCTCGGGAGTCAGCCCGAGGAAGTTGTAGCCGCGCAGGGGTTCGGTCATGGAGGTCTCGCTTGATTGACGCTGGGGGCTCATCGCCCCTTGTCCCGGACGGAGTCTGTCTCTCTGTTCATCACAATATAGCGAACAAGGGGCTTTCAGCCCCTTGTCGATCGAATTCATCGGGCGCCGGGGTTATTCGGTGATCATCACCGCCGCGGTCACCACCGTGGTCCAGAGCCCGTCCTTGTCGCCGGTCGCCGATTGGGTGATGTTGCGGGTGGTGTAGATTTTCCCCTGCACTTTCCACTCTTCCTTGTTCTGGTTCCAGCTCTTGTCGAGATCGATTTTCCAGCCCATCGAAGTGGCCAGCATCGAGATGGCCAGATCTTCGGAGTAATCACCGGCCTTCTTTTCGGTCAGGCCATAATCGTGATGTTCGGTCAGGTAGCCGATGGTGTTGCGGTCCTTGGGAATGGCCAACCCGACCGTGGCCGAGATCAGGCGCGAGGGTTCGTTGGTGTCGTTGCGGCT contains:
- a CDS encoding arginine decarboxylase, pyruvoyl-dependent — encoded protein: MIIAKELYLTKGVGRHRERLSSFELALRDAGIAHYNIVTVSSIFPPQCRLISRKQGEKKLNRGQVLFVVMSRNDTNEPSRLISATVGLAIPKDRNTIGYLTEHHDYGLTEKKAGDYSEDLAISMLATSMGWKIDLDKSWNQNKEEWKVQGKIYTTRNITQSATGDKDGLWTTVVTAAVMITE